The Musa acuminata AAA Group cultivar baxijiao chromosome BXJ1-8, Cavendish_Baxijiao_AAA, whole genome shotgun sequence genomic sequence CTCCTCGGTCTGGCCGAGCTTCATTCCCGCCAGATCGTCCACCGCGACATCAAGCCGGCCAACCTCCTCATCAACGCCGCCGGGGAGGTCAAGATCGCCGACTTCGGGGTGGGCAAGGTGCTGCGGCGGTCGCTCGACCCCTGCGACTCCTACGTGGGCACGTGCGCTTACATGAGCCCGGAGCGGTTCGACCCGGTGTCCCACGGCGGTGACTACGACCCCTACGCGGCCGACGTGTGGAGCCTGGGGCTGGCGGTTCTGGAGCTGCACCGCGGCCACTTCCCGCTGCTCCCGGAGGGGGCGCGCCCCGACTGGGCGGCGCTGATGGTGGCGATCTGCTTCGGCGAGGCCGCATGCGCCGTCCCCGAGGGTGCGGCGTCGGGCGAGTTCCGGGGCTTCATCGAGTGCTGCCTGCAGAAAGAGAGCGGGAAGCGGTGGTCGGTGGCGGAGCTCCTGGGCCACCCTTTCGTTGCGGGGGCTGACCGAGTCGACTCGGAGCGGGCGCTCCGTGACCTCCTCCTGGAAGGCTCGGACGAGTCGTGACTCGCCGCGCCGCCCGCTGTGTCGTTTCCCATGTACATAATGGAGGCTTTCTTGGAATTCTTTAATCCACTTACTTGAGAGGGAGGACATCGACTCTCCAGTGAAACGCACTGGAGACGAGTTCTTGGCTAGGAGTGGTGTTGATGTCATCCGCTCTGTAaagatgtttgagctagcaaatcAAAGTCTTTTTTTCTTCACCTtcttggtggtataatactagcaAAACTTAATCAACAACATGATGTTAATTAGGAGTGATGATTATATCCCCTTATTTTCGATTAACTATATCAACAACCACTTGCACACTAGCAGCTGCAGATAAGACAAGTATAGGTTGGTGAGTGGAAGAAGGGAGGAGAGGAATTAAGGAGTCATAATTCCCTACACCAGTGATGTACGTAACTCCATGAACGACAAGGAAGGGGTTCGCGGAAGCTGCTGCCGCCTGGTTTGGGAGACGGCCCGGACACATCAACAACGGTTGCCGCCGGCTCCTGTTTGCTTGGATAGCGATGCGTCACAAAGGACGCATGAGCCATAAATTAAATGCACATGTGACGTACTATTAAAAGTCATGAGATAATGATATAaagtattgttattattattctattatacTTGAAATATTACTAATTCATCCTGATCAAAATTGCTGATTccgattgacaaaaaaaaaaaaaaccaaaatttaATCCAAATTTAAAATGCTAGCCATTGTACTAACACCATACCATGGAATCAATCTgtgtcttaatttttttttctctttttcaactGGTTTAGAActgaattaaaatcaaaattagtGTTGACCCGATTTAGTTTTGACTCTTTATCCATTCGATTTTGATTTGAAATGAACAAGATTGAAGATTGATTTAGATTATTTTTCATGGCCATGCAATCCAAATAGCTCCCAAGTATTTTAAGGTAAACTAATTTTAAGAAAAGAACCATGACGTCTTTTCTTAGAACTTTCTTCCTTAGGTCCCAACGTTGAATGTTTCGTCCTTTCTTTTATTCTCCTTCTGCCGTGAAGGAATCTTTTATTATCTGATGTAAAAATTGCTAAGTCACATCATTATAAAAAACTCATGACAAAATAATGAAAAATCAAAACGACGACTAAAGAGACTAAGTAAATCAAAAGAGATGATCACAAACAATGGTGGAAAGATCAAGTCGATCTTGATATTGCAAGGTTAGCACACACACCTTCTTTCATATTCATCGTACCTTAGGACTTTTCTATCCTTGAGAGATTTTGGATCATCATGGCTAGCAGTCGTGTAAACCCTAAAAGATCAATATTTTGTAATGAAAATTTACCAAATTATTGAGAAGGAAAGTaagaaaaactttaatatttcATTAAGATTCAAGTTCATCACTAGCatgaatatttttctatttcatcaaaaaataaaatcaacacAGTAGATGAAATTTTTACGAAGCATAAGTTCAATAGATGCTGAACAAAAGAGATGGAGAGATTTTTTACTATGAAGGAAAAATTGTACTTATATGTAGTAAAATTAATCTTGGAGTGTTAAGATGATAATTTGATTAATTTAGACTACCTATTCTAAATAAGAATATGATAAACCATAATCTATTTATGTGTCATGAGTCTAAACTACTCGTGAGAACATCAAGTCATATTAAGAAAAAATCGATAAATACACCGTAAAGTAGTAAGGGTTataatcaagtttttttttcttgataatttttttatattttaaattattataatttttctttttatctatCTTTTTATATCTTGATTTTCGATAAAAATCAACGCAGGTTAGCCAAGACAACTATGAAGCAACAAAAACAAGATAGAAACCCACATGCGAGGAAAACAATCAAAAAATCAGGAAGAAAATATCTCAACCGACCACTACATTTACgagattactatttataatcctttttttaattttaaaattattttttaaaatagacataaatattatttttttttctcctcgtatTCTCTTCTCccactcttcttttctttttcttccttctcttctttttcgtctttctcctcttcttttttctaGTACTCATTCTTGGAGTATAGTATCGAGAAGATGACAAGCATAGTTAAACAATAATGAACTATGTTAGAGCACAAGCTTGATGACGATGATCGATTGCATGAAATGTGAGCAAAGCATCGACGACAGAAAGTGTTGGCTAGGAGACGATAAGAAACATGAGTTGAAAAGAATGAGGGAGCAGTAATCAAATGATAAGAAGCATGAGTTAGAAGAGCTTTGGTAATTGCATAGTGCGTAGGTGACGATCGTAGGGTcatgggaagaaaaaaaaaagtataatggGATGAATTAGTAGGattgtaaattataaaaatattttattaatttttttaaacaattataactaataaaaaatatcaatactAAAAATGAGCTCTAAATAGGAAGCTCACCACGTGAAACGTGTGGACATAAGCGTTTAGATCGCCGACCATCTATTTAATATCTGACGGTAGAGAGCAGAACAAAGATATGGGAGCCATGCCGCCATCAACCACTCCTTATTTatatgaaaagaataaaaaagaacaCTATTTAATCGTACGAGCACAAAGCACCAGTCGGCTAGCTGATGGTGAACGTCCTAGTAGGTCCCATTAACATGCCAATAGACTGCAGTTTGAAACTAGCTACGTAGCCATTTTGTTAGAAGATGAAAAGAAACGAATGATAAATATGAGAAAGGAATTGAACAAATGAAAGATAAATGTTGGCTGCCACATCGATCGAACGAGATTTAGGTGTCAGCTAAATAAAGACGACCATCATCTCGTTTGAATGAGAATCCAACTAGGCTAATAATTTAATGGTTTCAAATTGAATCACAAGTAAAGCTAATCCGGTTTCCATTTTAAAAAAttagaatcaaaatcaaaatcaatgaTTTCAAATAgaataagtatatatatagtaatttttCATCAATTAAAATTAGTGGATAAAATCTAAATCAATAGTTTGGAGACTGCAATCGCCTTAAACCGATTCGGTTTTGATTCTCTATTTTGCAAAACATGGTTCACCCTAATCATGGGTACGGATTCAATTCAAATTAGAATCGAATTGAAATTGAATCGGtttgaaatataaattaaataagatAAACGTTTGACAATTTCGAACCGAACTGGAACAAGGcaatatgattatattttgatttcaaaccgattaaatataaaaatataaaaataaaatataaataagacCTTAGTATAGTGGTTAGTACTTTAGATTTAAAACTTATTAATATAGGATTTGGGTCTTGGTAAAgtactttatttttaaaaattacaattAGTGGGTCAAATCAAAATCGAAACTAAATTAATGGTTTCCGATTcaattttagttccaaatttgatAAAATTGTAACGGGTTCATAAACCGTGGTCACCCCAGTGAGGTTTTGGGAAAGGCGAAAGGCATAGGGAAGATGAGGATGGGTTGTCTTGAGCCAACGGGTTCGGTGGTTAGCACAACGCAAGCCCGATCCGGCCCGTTTAATTGAACCCGATTCGACCTGCATGTGGCCTACGGGCGAGCCAACTCGCCCGACTCCGGTTTCAGCTGAGACGGCCCAACGTGGCTCgtctctaaaccctaactccgtcGCTCGAACCTTCCACCTTCTGCTAAAAGCCGTAGCTGCCTTCGGTTTCCTTCTCTCTTCGCCTCTCCTCCGCCTCTCACTTCGCCTCCTCCTTCCGCTCAGATGGCGGCGATGATGGTACATGATCTCTGTTCTATGATATCTATTTTGTCGCAGTTTTTCTTGTTTAGGGCTTACCGGTTAACCATTTGGATATTTTGGTGTGATGATTGCAGCAACCCCAGATCATACTGCTGAAAGAAGGGACGGACACCTCGCAAGGGAAGGCGCAGGTGGTGAGCAACATCAATGCTTGCACAGCCGTGGCTGACGCGGTTCGCACGACGCTGGGCCCCCGAGGAATGGACAAGCTCATCCACGACGATAAGGGCAACACCACCATCTCCAATGACGGCGCCACAATCATGAAGCTGCTCGACATCATTCATCCCGCTGCCAAGATTCTCGTTGACATTGCTAAGTCACAGGACTCCGAGGTAACATGCCGCCTCCCAGATTTTCTGTAGGAACCCGGAGCATGAAATAGGTGTCAACTTTTAGGGTTTTGACGATATAGATTGGAGCACTAGTGGCTTTTCTACAAAACTTACAGTCTTGATTCTTGCTTATTGTGAAATAATCATTGAATCGCCGGGAACATGGAATGGGTGTCAACTTTTAGGGGTCTGATGATGAAGATTGGAGCACTAGTGGCTTTGCTACAAAAATTACGGTCTTTATTCTTGCTTATTGTGTTTGTATAATTTGCATTTTTGTCAGGGACGTATTTTGTAGGTTTTCCAgcaagtaaaaaaataatattagccAAAAGAATCTGTTGAAAGATCTTCATGCATTTACAAGACTAGGAATCTTCCAACAgtattgcaaaaagaaaaaaaaatcaacaaactaACTCAAACCAGCAAAAATAATAGCAGCTTTGTGTTTTAACACAGCCAGTTCCACCTTCATTCTTAACAATAACATGCAAACAACATTTATGATGAGGTCAGTTATGCTCGTCCTACTGGATTAGACTGGGGAAACACCTGGGCCTTTCCTTGAGTGATACTGTGCCACGTCAAAGGGTCTGATGTGCGGATTGTCAATGGATTCTGACCTATCGAGACAGGAAAAGGGGGCTGATGAGGCCATTGTCCAAGGCTCAATCTAAGAAAATATTAGAAAGAGCTTAGAGCTTAAGGGTGCTTgagtgcatgtaatacttcacctGATACATATTCTCCTTTTTTACTTGTTGCCCACAATGTGGTGCACTCTCATGCAAAGGAAGGTTAGGTTGGCTTCTTAATCCAATGCAGCaggtgaagtattacatgcagcaGGTGAAGTATCAGGTGAAGAATTACATGCAGCAGGTGAAGTATCAGGATAATCAATATTGACTTTATGCCCAGTGTGCTAATATGTCCCCATTGGCAAGGTTGTCTTTGAATCCTGCTCTCAATAGGAAATTAACTCTGTAAATTTCAGGATATATTTAATTGTTATCTTAGTTAAGTTTTGCTGGTTCCTAAAGATCCCGTTATTTCCTTGAACCCAGATGTAATTGACAGCAGAAGCTACAGCACCTCTTCATGGGTTATTTACCACGGTGTTGGAAATCTGCATTTGCTAGAGAACCATCTAATCTCATGCCAAATTTCACAGATGGTTCTACTGATGTTGGAGAACTTCTGTGAAGTATCCAAATTTTTACAGTCACACAAAATATGAACAATTTAGCGCTAAATCCAAGTTATATTGCAAGGCATTTCCTTTTTTTTCCGTCTTTACAATTTCTTGTGGCCAATGAATTTGTGTTGTTCTTAGCAAACTAAAGAATAATTGTTGGTCCAAATAAAAAAGAATCTTGTTTAACATGAATATCCTGTAGTGTTGGTGTTGTTGGTTTTGAACTAATGGATTGGAAGTTGCTTAAGTCAAAAAGTTCTTGTCATGACTCTTCATGGTAGGCCCATTGGCTTAGTAATTTAGATATAATGATCCTTCAATCATATAACCCAAATTGCTTCATCTTGTGTCATTGGTAGTGAGTCAATGTGGTTCTTGTATATTGTCATAACCGAGAGCAACTAGGCCATAAAAAACTTCTTcattcaaaagattggacatcattGTGAAGGCGTATTACATATCCTGGAGACATTTCCTATTTGGTGGTGTGTGAATCTCATGGTCTGGTCTTGCGTCTACATTGTGATATGCCTCTTGCGCTGCCCACTTGATTGGGCCCCATCAGTTGTTTAAATAGGCAcatgggcgctcgcctaggcgcttggatgaggcaaggcgaggcccgagtgcacTAGGCGGTGCACTTCAATGAGGCGTCGCTTGGGCGCCTCGGGCCCGGTTCAAATGAAGCAACCGAACCAAACTTTTAAGTCTAGTTCGGCTCAACAGTGGTTAGTTAGTTCGATTGAATCAACTAACCACTTTTTTATTTGCAAAAAGCCACCCCATGCACCCTCGAGCCATCAACCCTAGAACAACTTATGCCTTTGTCACCGACGCTTCCGCTACCTCCGTCGCAGACATGGCGAACTGAGGCTTCGTTTGTTGTTGATGGACAGGTCTAACAGCCTAGCCTTCGTCCATAGCTTCCTTCCATTGCTACTGCTTCCATGTGCAGCTCCTTCCACCATCGAGGTAGAGGACCGCAACTTCCTTCGCCATCGATGGACACCTCTGAAGCTTCCTTCACCCATGATGTCGTTTTAACTTCTGCTGCTGTCGCtgtcgttgctgctgctgctgctgccatctGCAGCTTCCTTCGCTGCCACCGCTGCCATTCACAGCTTCCTCCACCGCTGTTGCTCTTGTCCGAAAGTTCCATTGTCGGCGACTTTTTCTCCCCTTCTTAACAGTTATTTTCTCCCTCTCTAACTACTGTTAATAGTCGTTTAATgttgtatttttatttatataatcatatttatctagtatattatatattttttatattttaatatttcaaagcgtctcgtttcgctcgggcgagtgcctagcACCTCGGGCATTTTGGGACTTTGGCGCCTTTTgatgcctagtgctttttaaatcactgggccCCATTCATCCACACATTTGCTTACTAGTAATCTGTGATACCAGATGTCATGATTTGGCCTAAGAGGTCCATTAGCCTAGTAACTCAGATATAGGAGCCTTTAACCACATGATCCAAAAAAAAGCAAACCTTTTTTAATGCAAGAGTTTCTTTTAGCTGGTGAAAGCAACATCATCTTGGTTTCATGCATTTATGGACTTCTTTTTACAGTGCTAGACTTTTTATCTTATACTTAATTTGATGTGATATTTGTTAGTTTCAATTTGACAAATTCACTCATGCCCTTGTACCTTTATGGGCTTACTGATATCTGGCTAATGCTGGTTGGTTTTAACTGGTTCTTGCCTCTATGGTGATTGGACCTTCCTTTGCTGTGTTCCTGGTCAGGTGATTGTTGTCTTGTTGTTAATTGTTGCAGTGTTAATTGTGGTTAGATTTTGTGCTTATTTGATGTCCTAGGCAAACATAAAGCACTGGTGTTATAAATTATAAAAGCATGCATCTTTTTGGATATGTTTTTGATGTTTAAACTAGTTCTGTTTGCTTGTCGGTGTCTTTCTTGACCTGAGGCTGGTTTTAGTATTGAGCCATTGTAGATAGGCCTCAAAGATGCATCTCCTTCCGGTGCAGGTTGGTGATGGAACCACCACTGTTGTGCTTCTTGCTGGTGAGTTCTTAAAGGAGGCAAAACCTTTCATTGAAGATGGAGTTCACCCTCAGAATCTTATTCGAAGTTACCGAACTGCATCCTCGTTGGTGAGTACCTGAAAATTGAAATTTCTTATGACTGGTTGTGAAGCTCATTAACCAAATTTTGGATAACAAATTTCAGGCCATTAACAAAATTAAAGAACTTGCTGTAAGCATAGAGGGGAAAAGCCTTGAAGAAAAGAAATCTTTATTGGCAAAATGTGCAGCTACAACACTTTCTTCGAAACTAATAGGTGGTGAGAAGGAGTTCTTTGCTTCCATAGTTGTGGATGCTGTCCTTGCTATTGGCAACGACGACAGGCTTAATATGATCGGGATAAAAAAGGTCATGTTCGTCTTCCTAAAATGGTCCTCTAGTTCAGTAGTTTTGAACTtcctattataatttttatgtttttttgtgGGAGTATCAAATTGCAGAGTAATAATATCTTATCCTACTGTTGCTTCACATGTGGACAACATATCCATCTAGATTCCTCATTATTCAAATGAATCGCAAAAAGTTTCTGTTCCATTTTACACCGAACATTTACTCATTGTTTTAAAGTATAGCTATTAGATACGTTTAGATACATGACTTGAATGCCAAAACTTGGTTCGAGTTCTAACTAAAAGATCCATATATCTTGAGAGTATCTAAAGCAGCAAATATCTATATGCTGCTTGTGGGAGTGAGAAGCTTGATAGTGATTATTTATACTGtgtcatagttttttttttctggttggtGGGGGATTTTCTCTTTTTCAATCCTTTGGCTATACTTGCTTACAGGCAAAAATTAGCTCATTATTTTAATATAGAGAAATGCTAAGTTAATATTTGATATTTTCCTGGAATTTGGCTTTCAACGCGATCTTGCATTTTTGCTTCTAGTTTCGACATACAAAAGTATGATTTTGGATACTTCCTGCCTTTTCTGTCTGTTAGTATTAATATGTAGTTCCACGGCTACTTTTCTCCTTTCAACCAGTTCAAGCTAAAATAATGAAATTGTGAACGAAGATATAGCTTTTGGAAGATATTTCAACATCTAAAATTTGGCTTTATCTGTGTAGGTCCCTGGGGGTAACATGagagattcatttcttgttaatggTGTTGCTTTTAAAAAGACATTTTCTTATGCTGGTTTCGAGCAACAGCCCAAGAAATTTGTAAATCCGAAGATACTTTTATTGAACATTGAGTTGGAACTGAAGTCAGAGAAAGAAAATGCGGAAATCAGGTACACCAGCtccaatttcatttatatatagttctttctctctctctctttctctctatatACTTTTGCCTTCTGGTTCTTCTGTAGGCTATCGGATCCATTACAGTACCAATCAATTGTTGATGCTGAATGGAATATCATCTATGATAAGCTAGATAAGTGTGTCAAGAGTGGTGCAAAAATTGTCCTCTCTCGATTGGCAATTGGTGACCTTGCAACTCAGGTATCTTCAGTCAGTTGTTAGTCACTTGAGTCATAGTACATTGAACCATAACACTTTGTCCTTTTGTGCAGTATTTTGCTGATCGAGATATTTTCTGTGCCGGTCGTGTCACAGAGGAAGATTTACAACGAGTTGCTGCTGCAACAGGTGGAACTGTTCAGACATCTGTCAACAACATCATCGATGAGGTTTCTGTCATGCTTGCTTATTTTTCATTGTTAGTTATTGACATGATGCATGAGTTATGCTTATTTTGTTGAACTCTTTGATTTTGAAAACAAAGCATTTTGGTTTGATATAATTTCTAATTTCTCATAAGTATCTCTGCTTTTGTATCAAGATTCTCGGATCCTGTGAAGTGTTCGAGGAAAGACAAGTAGGCAATGAACGGTTTAACATTTTTAATGGCTGCCCTTCTGGTCAGACAGCAACCATTGTTCTCCGAGGTGGTGCAGATCAGGTTTGTTGCTTGAAGTGGTGGTGTTCCTTTGTGTTGGCTTTGAGATCTTGATGCACACAGCTTCTTATTGTCATTAATTTTTTTGCTATCCCTCTTCAGTTTATTGATGAGGCAGAAAGGAGCCTTCATGATGCTATAATGATTGTTAGGAGAGCTTTAAAGAACTCTACCATTGTGCCTGGTGGTGGcgctattgatgtaattatatgtAGCAAAGCATTGTTTTGTTCTACTTTATCTCTTTCGGACCATAATATTTTTCTGTCAATGACAGATGGAGTTAAGCCGATATTTGAGACAGCATGCACGTACAATAGCGGGGAAGTCACAGCTATTTATCAATTCGTATGCCAAAGCTCTTGAGGTAGACAACAATGAGTATTTATGTCCTAGTTCCCTTAATATATTGGTGGTTATATCTGTTGAGCACGAGCATTTAGAGAGTTATCAATTTGCCATCAATTTTACTACTTTCTTGTCTATTTTTCTTTGGAACTCCTTTAGTAGGTTTAAATGCTGTGCAACTTAGGCAGTAAAGTGTAAATGTTTTGGTATCTTTGGATTGTGAAGATTAGAAAAACATGAGATAGTTCAAATGGAGGGGATGTACAGTGTTATTTCACATTGAATGGTTTTGAACTAAAAGAGAACAAACATGTTATAGGATTAGGATCAACTAAAATGTGAATTATAAGAAGAGCATTGAGAAGTGTCATGttttaagaaagaaaaggaaacgaTTGTCTCTTGAAAAATCATGTTCAGTTATAATGAAGAACAAAATTATGACTTCTAATAAGATGTTTGTGTCTTATTTGGTGCTATAGTGATCTAGTTGGCACTTGGGCTTCCAGAATAGCTTACCTGTAATGAATGTAGCTTTTTGACCTGGAAGGATTGCTATATATTTTCTTTGGATTTCTAGTCTTAAGAGTTCTATTTTTCTTACTCTGCAGGTCATTCCACGGCAACTTTGTGACAACGCTGGATTTGATTCAACTGATGTACTGAACAAACTAAGACAGAAGCATGCGTCTGGTtagtttcttccttttcttcataAATGAGATCACTTGGATGTTTGCTTTTAGTAACACATGCTGGAATTCACAACATCAACAGGGGAAGGTTCAAACTATGGTGTGGATATAAATACTGGTGGAATTGCTGATTCTTTTGCTAACTTCGTATGGGAACCTGCAGTTGTGAAAgtaatttttctattttctttgctCTCTATCAAAATTGTGTTAATTAATGTTAATAGCATCAATAAACATGATTTGCAGATCAATGCTATAAATGCTGCAACGGAAGCTTCTTGTCTTATCTTAAGTGTGGATGAGACTGTGAAGAATCCTAaggtaaatatttcttttgagagAGAAGCTTTCTTTAACCATGAGTTTTATGACAGGTCATTTTAGGCCTATTAAGTCCTTAGTGTTTGCCTGCTTTCGATCATTGAAAAGACATTTATGTAGTTCTTTCTTTCCTGTTATTTCTATATTTCTTTTTAAGGGTGCTTAATCGTCCagatatttttttagttttgtgTATCTTTATTGTTACAAGGGAAATCCTAATGGAAG encodes the following:
- the LOC103994781 gene encoding mitogen-activated protein kinase kinase 9, with protein sequence MAVVRDRRLPHLNLTLELPNTGATADCRLRFALPPLLPPCSMSSAFSSASASASAATPPSAEFRFSDFEKIRVLGHGNGGTVYKVRHRRTTALYALKVVNTDAADVSLRRQVYREVDILRRAVDSDHVIRFHAVVPTSSGDVALLLEHMDGGSLDVLLRRRGRPFPEPALAAIARQALLGLAELHSRQIVHRDIKPANLLINAAGEVKIADFGVGKVLRRSLDPCDSYVGTCAYMSPERFDPVSHGGDYDPYAADVWSLGLAVLELHRGHFPLLPEGARPDWAALMVAICFGEAACAVPEGAASGEFRGFIECCLQKESGKRWSVAELLGHPFVAGADRVDSERALRDLLLEGSDES
- the LOC135587794 gene encoding T-complex protein 1 subunit eta: MAAMMQPQIILLKEGTDTSQGKAQVVSNINACTAVADAVRTTLGPRGMDKLIHDDKGNTTISNDGATIMKLLDIIHPAAKILVDIAKSQDSEVGDGTTTVVLLAGEFLKEAKPFIEDGVHPQNLIRSYRTASSLAINKIKELAVSIEGKSLEEKKSLLAKCAATTLSSKLIGGEKEFFASIVVDAVLAIGNDDRLNMIGIKKVPGGNMRDSFLVNGVAFKKTFSYAGFEQQPKKFVNPKILLLNIELELKSEKENAEIRLSDPLQYQSIVDAEWNIIYDKLDKCVKSGAKIVLSRLAIGDLATQYFADRDIFCAGRVTEEDLQRVAAATGGTVQTSVNNIIDEILGSCEVFEERQVGNERFNIFNGCPSGQTATIVLRGGADQFIDEAERSLHDAIMIVRRALKNSTIVPGGGAIDMELSRYLRQHARTIAGKSQLFINSYAKALEVIPRQLCDNAGFDSTDVLNKLRQKHASGEGSNYGVDINTGGIADSFANFVWEPAVVKINAINAATEASCLILSVDETVKNPKSESAQGEAAASAMMGRGQGGPAFRGRGGRGMRRR